The Echinicola rosea genome has a segment encoding these proteins:
- a CDS encoding CotH kinase family protein, translating to MENIFEPLLFTKMHKVLFFCTLLFFINFGVKSQHITINEVMSSNDGSFYDDDNDDEDWIELYNYGESAINLGGFSLTDDKDETDKWEFPDFTLQPGAYLLIWASGKNKKDSMSPLHTNFSISADGETLYLFTPDNEEISKIDVPPLPTNYSYGRFPNGTGDWYFYNSPSPKKSNGENGQSNLLSPPTFSTPPGWYSQPTTIELTSSVPEAMILYTLDGSIPDINNLNGDGIPFLINYFHFGEWNESKNISRRNTTYVYTTPLQLSDKTSKDNDLSDIITTYRTDFGHGWKRPQENVFKGQVIRTATYKDGNISPVNTGSFLFHPDKNNRYKLPIVSLVSSQENLFGHEEGIYVQGKEYFDAGGTEHSYVSVANYYHRGKDWEKQVHLEFFLKNGKLDFSQNLGTRVHGGGSRSKPMKSLRLYGRNEYDSDNEMAYTFLPEASDAFGNTMESYKHFLLRAGGDYMDIYTDAVSQKIMSPAKVDLQDSRPSILLLNGEFWGIINLRERLNDHHISRKYHVKDDNLIILNAPWGNGSESQVETGEPSDISYYRNLYQFAIDKDLSQETNYSYIEERLDVLSYVDYNIMFIYMNNTDWDGEKHFRYWRTKETSSKPYEDGKWRLMIWDFDASARYQAPASYDFLDNFIHPEGGGEFRPAGDPEKTALLRSLLTNASFRNLFINRFADHINTTFHPDRTARIIQERYQELQPHLEEHFKRWNHHGTNEDRKNELITYFKERPNHQRKHIEDHFNIEEDLKLTLDVSNPNHGFIKCNTIDIKPSTPGIVDQSYPWNGTYFKNIPVTLEAKPMEGFEFQHWAVGEERYNDPTITLSLEENTKALAIFAPTEEQSQRLIHFWHFDKDNVENDVALTQIEASYSLTGSNAVLHFQPVIPYYPPPSGTAGIMDRVNDPTPINYREKGNRDKPYLSDQMRGIRTRNPLVMSGKEAFLVFEIPTNDFKDIILSMAISRTGSGPEKALIEYTLDGEEWISDHLETKEILLEEDFKLASMDFTSIPGANNNKDFKVRLKFSGPTVFGDAGNARFNNVSVDGYLLEDVITDLPTISEEAPENYLEKIYPNPANDKLNLKFKGDSHSNIRYMEIINSNGIIINKIDNIPSSQIIISTSAFPTGIYTLKIVTNQKIEISKFIKL from the coding sequence ATGGAAAATATTTTCGAACCACTGTTGTTTACTAAAATGCACAAAGTTTTATTTTTTTGTACACTATTATTCTTTATCAATTTTGGAGTAAAGTCTCAGCATATCACGATTAATGAAGTAATGTCTTCAAATGATGGATCTTTTTATGATGATGATAATGATGATGAAGATTGGATAGAACTATACAACTATGGGGAATCCGCTATAAACTTAGGAGGTTTTTCATTAACAGATGATAAGGATGAAACAGATAAATGGGAGTTTCCAGATTTCACGTTACAGCCAGGTGCTTACCTATTGATTTGGGCATCCGGTAAAAACAAAAAAGACTCCATGTCTCCACTGCATACTAATTTCAGCATCAGTGCTGATGGGGAGACTCTGTATTTATTCACACCTGACAATGAGGAAATCAGTAAAATAGACGTTCCTCCCCTACCCACTAATTATTCCTATGGCAGATTTCCAAATGGAACTGGTGATTGGTATTTTTATAACTCTCCAAGCCCAAAAAAAAGTAATGGAGAAAATGGACAGTCAAATCTACTATCACCTCCAACATTTTCAACACCTCCAGGATGGTATTCACAGCCCACAACCATCGAATTAACTTCCTCTGTCCCAGAAGCAATGATCCTTTATACACTTGATGGATCTATTCCGGATATAAACAATCTCAATGGAGATGGGATTCCGTTTCTCATTAATTATTTTCATTTTGGAGAATGGAACGAAAGCAAAAATATCTCAAGAAGGAATACAACATACGTATACACAACGCCACTTCAACTTTCCGATAAAACATCCAAAGACAATGATTTATCAGATATCATCACTACATATCGTACTGATTTTGGCCATGGCTGGAAGCGCCCTCAAGAAAACGTATTCAAAGGTCAAGTCATCAGAACGGCCACCTACAAAGACGGAAATATCAGTCCTGTAAATACTGGCAGTTTCCTTTTCCATCCAGATAAAAATAACCGGTATAAATTACCAATAGTCTCTTTGGTTTCTTCCCAGGAAAACTTATTTGGTCATGAAGAAGGAATCTACGTACAAGGAAAAGAATATTTTGATGCAGGCGGTACTGAGCACAGCTATGTTTCCGTTGCGAATTACTACCATAGGGGCAAAGATTGGGAAAAACAGGTTCATTTAGAATTTTTTTTAAAAAACGGGAAGCTCGATTTTTCTCAAAATCTCGGCACCCGTGTACATGGTGGGGGGTCAAGGTCCAAACCTATGAAAAGCCTTAGGTTATACGGAAGAAATGAATATGATAGTGACAATGAAATGGCTTATACTTTTCTGCCAGAGGCATCAGATGCATTTGGAAATACGATGGAAAGCTATAAGCATTTTTTGTTACGAGCTGGAGGGGATTACATGGATATTTATACAGATGCGGTATCTCAAAAAATCATGTCTCCAGCAAAAGTAGATCTTCAGGACAGTCGCCCCTCTATCCTGCTATTAAATGGAGAATTTTGGGGGATTATCAATCTACGAGAAAGATTAAATGACCACCATATTTCCAGAAAATATCACGTAAAAGATGACAATCTAATAATTCTTAATGCCCCTTGGGGAAATGGAAGTGAAAGCCAAGTAGAAACGGGCGAGCCATCAGATATTAGTTATTATCGTAATCTATATCAATTTGCGATTGACAAAGATCTCAGTCAGGAAACAAATTATAGTTATATAGAAGAGCGTTTAGACGTTCTTAGTTATGTAGATTATAACATCATGTTTATCTACATGAACAATACGGACTGGGACGGAGAAAAACATTTTAGGTATTGGAGAACAAAGGAAACGAGTAGTAAGCCATATGAAGATGGTAAATGGCGTTTGATGATATGGGATTTTGACGCAAGTGCCCGCTACCAAGCTCCAGCCTCATATGATTTTTTAGACAACTTTATTCACCCCGAGGGCGGAGGTGAATTCCGCCCCGCTGGCGATCCGGAGAAAACTGCCCTGTTGCGAAGCCTACTTACCAATGCTTCTTTCAGAAACCTCTTTATAAACAGGTTTGCTGATCACATTAACACCACTTTTCATCCCGATAGGACAGCAAGGATAATCCAAGAAAGATACCAAGAACTTCAACCACATCTGGAAGAACACTTTAAAAGATGGAACCATCATGGAACAAACGAAGATCGAAAAAATGAGTTGATTACCTATTTCAAAGAACGTCCCAACCATCAAAGAAAACATATTGAGGACCACTTTAATATCGAAGAAGATCTGAAACTGACACTCGATGTATCGAATCCAAATCATGGATTTATCAAATGCAACACCATCGATATTAAGCCGAGCACCCCTGGAATAGTAGATCAATCTTACCCATGGAATGGCACCTATTTTAAAAACATCCCAGTTACTTTAGAAGCAAAACCAATGGAGGGCTTTGAATTCCAACACTGGGCTGTAGGTGAGGAAAGGTATAATGATCCAACAATTACATTAAGCTTAGAGGAAAACACAAAGGCCCTAGCTATATTTGCTCCGACTGAAGAGCAATCACAGCGTCTCATTCATTTTTGGCATTTTGATAAAGATAATGTAGAAAATGATGTCGCATTAACACAAATAGAGGCTTCCTACAGTCTTACCGGATCAAATGCTGTCTTACATTTCCAACCTGTCATTCCATATTATCCTCCTCCTTCTGGCACAGCAGGAATAATGGACCGAGTCAACGATCCCACACCAATAAACTACAGAGAAAAAGGCAACCGTGATAAGCCTTATCTATCAGACCAAATGCGAGGCATCCGAACGCGTAATCCACTAGTAATGAGCGGAAAAGAAGCCTTCTTGGTATTTGAAATCCCTACAAATGATTTTAAAGACATCATATTATCGATGGCTATCTCTCGAACAGGAAGTGGGCCAGAAAAAGCTTTGATAGAGTACACCTTGGATGGAGAGGAGTGGATTAGTGACCATTTAGAAACAAAAGAAATTTTACTCGAAGAAGATTTTAAGTTAGCTTCTATGGACTTCACGTCAATCCCTGGAGCTAACAACAACAAGGACTTCAAGGTGAGACTAAAGTTTAGCGGTCCCACTGTATTCGGTGATGCTGGCAATGCACGTTTCAACAATGTCAGTGTAGATGGATATCTACTTGAAGATGTAATAACGGATCTCCCCACCATTTCCGAAGAAGCACCAGAAAATTATCTTGAAAAGATATATCCCAATCCTGCAAACGACAAACTGAACCTGAAGTTCAAGGGTGATAGTCACTCAAATATCAGGTATATGGAAATCATAAATTCAAATGGCATTATTATAAATAAGATCGACAATATCCCATCAAGTCAAATTATTATTTCTACCTCAGCGTTTCCTACGGGGATTTACACCCTGAAGATAGTGACAAATCAAAAAATAGAAATCTCCAAATTCATTAAATTATAA